The following proteins are co-located in the Phocoena phocoena chromosome 1, mPhoPho1.1, whole genome shotgun sequence genome:
- the C4BPB gene encoding C4b-binding protein beta chain gives MFFWFMCCLVDMWLISASDEICPELPPVDNSIFVAKEGEGQILGTYLCKNGYHLVGEKTLFCNASKGWNASAPECRLGHCPDPLLVNGEFSSLEPVNVNDTVTFKCNEHYVLKGSNWSRCLENHTWVPPFPVCKSRDCGPPENPTHGYFEGIDFNSGSTITYYCEARYYLVGTQQRQCIDGEWSSTLPVCELIREAPKPAELELEKAALAFQESKELCKSIENFTQRLKKSGLTMEKVKYSLEIRKAELKTKMLPRHCLSRLGDNGAQRSVSDSWMMVKVMGWMSSFQEDILVREE, from the exons ATGTTTTTCTGGTTTATGTGCTGTCTTGTGGATATGTGGCTGATTTCTGCCTCAGATG AGATCTGTCCAGAACTTCCCCCAGTGGACAATAGCATATTTGTTGCAAAGGAGGGGGAAGGACAAATTCTGGGGACTTACTTATGTAAGAATGGCTACCACCTGGTAGGAGAGAAAACCCTTTTTTGTAATGCATCTAAGGGATGGAATGCCTCTGCTCCAGAGTGCCGCT tgGGCCACTGTCCTGACCCTTTGCTGGTGAATGGTGAGTTTAGTTCCTTGGAGCCTGTGAACGTGAATGACACTGTCACGTTTAAGTGCAATGAGCATTACGTCCTCAAGGGCAGCAATTGGAGCCGGTGCCTAGAGAACCACACCTGGGTGCCTCCCTTTCCTGTCTGCAAAAGCA GAGACTGTGGCCCTCCTGAGAATCCAACTCATGGCTATTTTGAAGGAATAGATTTCAACTCGGGATCTACCATTACTTATTACTGTGAAGCGAG GTACTACCTGGTGGGCACACAGCAGCGACAGTGCATTGATGGGGAGTGGAGCAGTACCCTTCCGGTCTGTGAGTTGATCCGAGAAGCTCCCAAACCAGCTGAGTTGGAGTTGGAGAAGGCAGCG CTTGCCTTTCAGGAGAGTAAGGAACTTTGCAAATCCATAGAGAACTTTACACAAAGATTAAAGAAAAGTGGCTTAACgatggagaaagtaaaatattCTCTGGAAATAAGGAAAGCTGAGTTGAAGACAAAAATGTTGCCCCGACATTGTCTGAGCAGACTGG GAGACAACGGGGCCCAGAGGTCTGTGAGTGATTCATGGATGATGGTCAAAGTCATGGGGTGGATGAGTTCCTTCCAGGAAGACATCCTGGTGAGGGAAGAATAA